From Antennarius striatus isolate MH-2024 chromosome 9, ASM4005453v1, whole genome shotgun sequence, one genomic window encodes:
- the irx4a gene encoding iroquois-class homeodomain protein IRX-4a, with the protein MSYPQFGYPYSSAPQFLMTTNSLTTCCESTGRSIADSGVAASGQTPVYCPVYESRLLATARHELSSAAALGVYGSPYTGGQGYGNYVTYGTDASAFYSLGTFDTKDATASAHAGITQATAYYPYDPTLGQYQYDRYGSMDGGTRRKNATRETTSTLKAWLQEHRKNPYPTKGEKIMLAIITKMTLTQVSTWFANARRRLKKENKMTWPPRNKGSEEKRYDEDEDGSHEEQIKSENNDDDTRSRPDKDLQLSDLDDFDTIESESSECELKHRYHMNTHMSTTSDCPGEHLIKDASLKISIPVSLGGEQDLSKSCLKTNPEDFQPGSGQSVKACYNNQQQQQQQGHQILDGKPRIWSLAQTATSLNQTDYPSCMLRCQPPSSSLSPSPAATSPVTGLDNRQDSPVTTLRNWVDGVFHDPLFRHSTLSQALTNTTVSWTTNTKGAILEAERSSAVLQQHHDSSKDSAMTFPKSINKLFCS; encoded by the exons ATGTCATATCCACAATTTGGATATCCCTATTCATCTGCTCCACAA TTCCTGATGACAACCAACTCTCTGACGACTTGCTGCGAGTCCACCGGCAGATCCATAGCCGACTCCGGGGTAGCGGCGTCGGGTCAGACACCCGTCTACTGTCCCGTGTACGAGAGCCGGCTGTTGGCCACGGCGAGGCATGAGCTCAGCTCAGCCGCCGCGCTGGGGGTGTACGGGAGCCCTTACACCGGCGGGCAAGGCTATGGGAATTACGTTACATACGGCACGGACGCATCGGCTTTCTACTCTCTG GGCACCTTTGATACTAAGGATGCCACGGCTTCTGCGCATGCGGGAATAACCCAGGCAACAGCTTATTATCCTTATGATCCCACCCTTGGACAGTATCAATATGACAG ATATGGTTCCATGGATGGAGGAACAAGACGGAAGAATGCCACGCGTGAGACAACAAGCACACTAAAGGCCTGGCTGCAAGAGCACCGGAAGAACCCATATCCAACTAAAGGGGAGAAGATCATGCTGGCCATCATCACCAAGATGACCCTGACACAAGTCTCCACCTGGTTCGCAAATGCCAGAAGGAGGCTCAAGAAGGAAAACAAGATGACGTGGCCACCCAGAAACAAGGGCTcagaggaaaagagatatgatgaagatgaggatggatCTCACGAGGAACAAATAAAAAGCGAGAACAATGATGATG atACCAGAAGTCGTCCTGATAAAGACCTGCAGTTGAGCGACTTAGATGATTTCGACACGATCGAGTCTGAGAGCTCCGAGTGTGAGCTGAAGCACCGATaccacatgaacacacacatgtcaacGACGAGCGATTGCCCCGGTGAACACCTCATCAAGGACGCGTCTCTGAAAATCTCCATCCCGGTGTCTCTGGGGGGAGAGCAGGATTTGAGCAAAAGTTGCCTGAAAACGAACCCGGAGGACTTCCAGCCGGGCAGCGGACAGTCCGTAAAAGCGTGTTAtaataaccagcagcagcagcagcagcaagggcACCAGATATTAGATGGCAAACCCCGGATCTGGTCTTTGGCCCAAACTGCGACATCCCTGAACCAGACTGACTATCCGTCCTGTATGCTGAGGTGCCAGCCGCCATCCTCCTCCCTCAGTCCGTCCCCCGCTGCTACCTCACCCGTAACCGGCCTGGACAACAGGCAGGACTCCCCGGTCACAACCCTGAGAAACTGGGTGGACGGGGTTTTCCACGACCCCTTGTTCAGGCACAGCACTTTGAGCCAGGCTCTGACCAACACCACCGTCTCTTGGACCACCAACACCAAAGGCGCCATCCTGGAGGCTGAGAGGAGCTCGGCGGTTCTGCAGCAGCATCACGACTCCTCCAAAGACAGTGCCATGACGTTCCCAAAAAGTATCAACAAACTTTTCTGCTCATAA